Proteins encoded within one genomic window of Naumovozyma dairenensis CBS 421 chromosome 6, complete genome:
- the SLA2 gene encoding Sla2p (similar to Saccharomyces cerevisiae SLA2 (YNL243W); ancestral locus Anc_1.119), whose translation MAPRADADLQKALKKACSIEETAPKRKHVRACIVYTWENQTAGPLFQTLKNMPFMNDEVQLFKALIVLHKIIQEGHPSALKQAIKEREWIRSLGRVHPGGASYGRLIREYVNYLVLKLDFHAHHKGFNNGVFEYEEYVSLISVADPDEGYETILDLMALQDSLDDFSQIVFASIQSDRRNAECKISSLLPLIAESYGIYKFITSMLRAMHRQLNDQEGDEALKPLEERYALQHARMFEFYADCSSIKYLTTLVTIPKLPTNPPNLAASNDDENGNGKEIKFQRIQKSPSPVKKTTSMEPSRSRSSSFAPQAPLSSSTTTNTNTNTNPMLSRNASSAFMTPMATATTAAAMIPTATAAALFATPTGAQIQPDFWATQQAQYANEQARLEQERQLQLQQQQAQQQQFQQQLQQSQNEMMQLQLQQESKHQNDLMALTTQYEKDQTLLEQYDQRVQQLENEIRTMDQNVSKQIANKDDQLISLQDQLTVWEKKYDSLAKLYSQLRQEHLQLLPKFKKLQVKVNSAQESIAQKEQLEQKLKKKDLQLIDLTKERDRARLELERTKNEKSTMDPSIVNKVNEDRLIPILDAVLETGINTIQEAIYSLDSQVSWLGPLTAPNILLSYVEDTSEKATSFATSFNDLIVDGVVEGDQISVILGVNDFSTAMANLVTNCKAFSENSLTLEKSEEMINAVKRCAREAQYFFEDLTSENLGPQDDETKTDTVINANVDVQEKLQELTVIMEPYLNAPSMNTSNNAHHELISTAETITKSSQQLRADIDVNVPKPLLSLALAIIDSVLGLIQAAIACQNEIGSNSTTQLNQFYKKNSRWTEGLISAAKAVGATTNMLITTAGKLTSGEGGEASPEEFIVASKEVAASTVQLVAASRVKTHAHSKAQVKLEDCSKDVGNACKSLVSHVMKGVDDTFSKEMKPIDFTSEHTVKTAEMEQQVDILRLEQSLSAARKRLGEIRKHAYYNSDDFQ comes from the coding sequence ATGGCACCAAGAGCAGATGCAGATTTACAAAAAGCTTTGAAGAAAGCATGCtccattgaagaaacaGCACCCAAGAGAAAGCACGTGAGAGCATGTATCGTATACACTTGGGAAAACCAAACGGCAGGCCCCTTGTTTCAAACCTTGAAAAATATGCCCTTCATGAATGATGAAGTACAATTATTCAAAGCATTGATTGTTCTACATAAGATCATTCAAGAGGGTCATCCATCCGCCTTGAAACAAGCCATTAAAGAAAGGGAATGGATTAGATCCCTAGGAAGAGTCCACCCTGGAGGTGCCTCTTATGGAAGATTGATTAGAGAATACGTCAATTATTTGGTATTGAAATTGGATTTCCATGCTCATCATAAGGGTTTCAATAATGGGGTATTCGAATACGAAGAGTATGTCTCTTTAATCTCTGTTGCTGATCCTGATGAAGGGTATGAAACTATCTTGGATTTAATGGCTTTACAAGATTCATTAGATGATTTCTCACAGATTGTGTTCGCGTCCATCCAATCTGATAGAAGAAACGCAGAATGTAAGATTTCCTCTTTGTTACCATTGATCGCGGAATCTTATGGGatttataaatttattacctCCATGTTGAGAGCCATGCATAGACAATTAAACGATCAAGAAGGTGATGAAGCATTGAAACCACTGGAGGAACGTTATGCATTGCAACATGCAAGAATGTTTGAGTTTTATGCAGATTGTTCATCTATCAAATATTTGACTACACTTGTCACTATACCTAAATTACCAACTAATCCACCAAATTTAGCTGCAtctaatgatgatgaaaatggaaatgggaaagaaatcaaatttcaaagaatacAAAAATCACCATCTCCAGTAAAGAAAACAACATCAATGGAACCATCTAGATCACGTAGTAGTTCATTTGCCCCACAGGCgccattatcatcatcaactactacaaatacaaatacaaatacaaatcCAATGTTATCAAGAAATGCAAGTAGTGCATTCATGACTCCTATGGCAACTGCTACCACTGCAGCTGCAATGATCCCTACAGCGACTGCTGCAGCACTGTTCGCTACACCAACGGGGGCTCAAATTCAACCGGATTTTTGGGCTACACAACAAGCTCAATACGCTAACGAACAAGCTAGATTGGAACAAGAACGtcaattacaattacaacaacaacaagctcaacaacaacaatttcaacaacaattacaacaatctcaaaatgaaatgatgcaattacaattacaacaagaaTCTAAACAtcaaaatgatttaatgGCATTGACTACCCAGTATGAAAAGGATCAAACACTGTTAGAACAATATGATCAAAGAGTTcaacaattagaaaatgaaattagaaCAATGGATCAAAACGTTTCCAAACAAATTGCCAACAAGGATGAtcaattaatatcattgCAAGATCAATTGACCGTTTGggagaaaaaatatgattcattggcaaaattatattctcAATTACGTCAAGAACATTTACAATTATTACccaaatttaaaaaattacaagtGAAAGTAAACAGTGCTCAAGAATCTATTGCTCAAAAGGAACAATTGgaacaaaaattgaaaaaaaaggaTTTACAACTGATAGATCTTACAAAGGAACGTGACAGAGCAAGATTAGAACTTGAAAGAaccaaaaatgaaaaatcaacaatGGATCCATCTATCGTTAATAAAGTTAATGAAGATAGATTGATTCCAATCTTAGATGCGGTATTGGAAACTGGAATTAATACAATTCAAGAGGCAATTTATAGTTTGGATTCACAAGTTAGTTGGTTAGGTCCATTAACTGCTCCaaacatattattatcatatgTTGAAGATACTTCAGAAAAGGCTACATCATTCGCAACAAGTTTTAATGATCTAATCGTAGATGGTGTTGTGGAAGGTGATCAAATATCTGTCATTCTTGGTGTAAATGATTTCAGTACGGCAATGGCAAATCTTGTGACAAATTGTAAGGCATTCTCagaaaattcattaacttTAGAGAAAAGTGAAGAAATGATTAATGCAGTCAAGAGATGCGCTCGTGAAGCtcaatatttctttgaagatttaaCTTCAGAAAATTTAGGACCACAAGATGACGAAACGAAAACTGACACGGTAATCAATGCAAACGTGGATGTACaggaaaaattacaagaattaACAGTGATCATGGAACCATATTTGAACGCCCCATCGATGAATACATCAAATAATGCACATCATGAATTAATCTCCACTGCTGAAACAATCACAAAATCATCGCAACAATTACGTGCTGATATCGACGTCAATGTTCCTAAACCATTACTTTCATTAGCTTTAGCCATCATTGATTCCGTCCTTGGATTAATTCAAGCTGCCATAGCTTGCCAAAATGAAATCGGTTCTAATTCCACCACGCAATTAAACCAATTTTATAAGAAGAATAGTAGATGGACAGAAGGTTTAATCTCAGCAGCAAAGGCTGTTGGAGCCACTACAAATATGCTGATTACAACAGCAGGGAAACTCACTAGCGGTGAAGGTGGTGAAGCATCTCCTGAAGAATTTATAGTCGCATCTAAAGAAGTAGCTGCATCAACAGTACAATTAGTAGCTGCATCGAGGGTTAAGACACACGCTCATTCCAAGGCACAAGtcaaattagaagattGTTCGAAGGACGTCGGTAATGCATGTAAGTCATTAGTAAGTCACGTTATGAAGGGAGTAGATGATACCTTTAGTAAGGAAATGAAACCAATCGATTTCACATCTGAACATACGGTGAAGACAGCAGAAATGGAGCAACAAGTCGACATATTGAGATTAGAGCAATCTCTTTCTGCTGCTAGGAAAAGGTTGGGTGAAATTAGAAAGCATGCCTATTATAATTCAGACGATTTCCAATGA
- the VPS75 gene encoding Vps75p (similar to Saccharomyces cerevisiae VPS75 (YNL246W); ancestral locus Anc_1.116) has translation MSSDNNNEDVKKRDAFLGLAECEVEIEELEKDVELYRLKKMVPFYKQRDSYINDIPGFWRVVLSQHSDFANYIRASDFKYIDQIEKIQLEWLILKDENESNVRDFSVTFYFNGIEDDFEEQIVTKTFKIVKSDTINDNKSTKKSNVNEDISEDENEEEIEDILTSEPVDIKWPASYDSINPSVIVDKRSPEGKKKYRQGMKSFFGWFKWTGKKPGKEFPHGDDLAVLISEDLYPYCVKYYTEAQRDLEDENNDSDEDSSEEPLDLPGNEEDDDDAEQVEEEENDPARKKLRRA, from the exons ATGAGCAgcgataataataatgaagatgtcAAGAAAAG AGATGCATTTTTAGGATTAGCAGAATGTGAAGTTGAAATTGAAGAGTTAGAAAAAGACGTTGAATTATATagattaaagaaaatggtaCCATTTTATAAGCAACGTGATTcatatattaatgatattccTGGATTCTGGAGAGTGGTACTATCACAACATAGTGATTTTGCTAATTATATTAGGGCTTcagatttcaaatatattgatcaaattgaaaaaattcaacTTGAATGgttgattttgaaagatgaaaatgagaGTAATGTGAGAGATTTTTCAGTcactttttattttaatggcattgaagatgattttgaagaGCAAATCGTTACCAAGACTTTCAAAATTGTGAAATCGGACACTATTAACGATAATAAATCTACAAAAAAATCGAATGTAAATGAGGACATTTCTGAAGacgaaaatgaagaagaaattgaagatatacTCACAAGTGAACCAGTAGATATCAAATGGCCCGCAAGTTATGATTCTATAAATCCATCAGTGATTGTAGATAAACGTAGTCCTgaaggaaaaaagaaatatcgTCAAGGAATGAAATCCTTCTTTGGTTGGTTCAAATGGACAGGTAAGAAACCTGGTAAAGAATTCCCACATGGTGATGATTTAGCTGTGTTAATAAGTGAAGATCTTTATCCATATTGTGTCAAGTATTATACTGAAGCTCAAAGAGACCTCGAAGATGAGAATAATGATTCTGATGAAGATAGTTCTGAAGAACCATTAGATTTGCCTGggaatgaagaagatgatgatgacgcAGAGCAGGtggaggaagaagaaaacgaTCCTGCCAGAAAGAAGCTGCGTAGGGCTTAG
- the CWC25 gene encoding U2-type spliceosomal complex subunit CWC25 (similar to Saccharomyces cerevisiae CWC25 (YNL245C); ancestral locus Anc_1.117), with protein MGSGDLNLLKSWNPKLMKNRKKVWETEQEILKEEQKLLERKKEIEKERQFNELLNAERDIDGVDSSSSSSTIKNKASTGLEWMYENNVPDEKEDYLLGKKKLDTSVIKRQESNTEENKMLKKTGERTSTKKKFDLSSEDPMAKMKQAYLLKKKSTLKRGSTTTNTRPSGGITKPGRNMVQSRSKPNVNASKKKLIRMTV; from the coding sequence ATGGGGTCTGGTgatttaaatcttttaaaatcatGGAACCcaaaattaatgaaaaatagGAAAAAAGTATGGGAAActgaacaagaaatattaaaagaagaacaaaaattattagaaaggaaaaaggaaattgaaaaagaacgtcaatttaatgaattactAAATGCTGAAAGAGATATTGACGGAGtagattcttcttcttcttcctcaaCGATAAAGAACAAGGCCTCCACTGGGTTGGAATGGATGTACGAGAATAATGTCCCTGATGAGAAGGAAGATTACCTTCTAGgtaagaagaaattagaCACCTCAGTTATCAAGAGACAAGAATCAAATACTGAAGAGAATAAAATGCTTAAAAAAACGGGAGAACGAACCtcaacaaagaaaaaattcGATCTCTCTAGTGAAGATCCTATGGcaaaaatgaaacaagCATATTTACTCAAAAAGAAATCTACTCTCAAGAGGGGATCAACGACTACTAATACGAGACCAAGTGGTGGGATTACCAAGCCTGGTCGTAATATGGTTCAATCTAGAAGCAAACCAAACGTAAATgcttcaaaaaaaaaattaataaggATGACGGTTTAG
- the SUI1 gene encoding translation initiation factor eIF1 (similar to Saccharomyces cerevisiae SUI1 (YNL244C); ancestral locus Anc_1.118): MSIENLKSFDPFADTGDDETAASNYIHIRIQQRNGRKTLTTVQGVPAEYDLKRILKVLKKDFACNGNIVKDAEMGEIIQLQGDQRAKVCEFMISQLGMQKKNIKIHGF, translated from the coding sequence ATGTCTATCGAgaatttaaaatcatttgaTCCATTTGCTGACACTGGTGACGACGAAACAGCTGCTTCTAACTATATCCATATTCGTATCCAACAAAGAAATGGTAGAAAGACTTTAACCACAGTCCAAGGGGTCCCAGCTGaatatgatttgaaaagaatcTTGAAAGTTTTAAAGAAGGATTTCGCTTGTAATGGGAATATTGTTAAAGACGCTGAAATGGGGGAGATTATTCAATTACAAGGAGATCAAAGAGCTAAAGTTTGTGAATTTATGATCTCACAATTAGGTAtgcaaaagaaaaatatcaagatTCATGGTTTCTGA
- the ATG2 gene encoding Atg2p (similar to Saccharomyces cerevisiae ATG2 (YNL242W); ancestral locus Anc_2.1), whose product MGFWLPQNLQRRLLLYVLQQISLFSNIDTSNIDVSIGSKSKFNFYELELDLNDIDIPNVEINRGFIKNLDIQLNVSGGVTIEGSDLTFTIRPRFPEQNNFDQFGFSLLKSIHDLTKSVVQFTDSAGSESSDGPDYDNEEADPSTKNKTDEETKKQGGTMKNMRNKAVNMVLSKISIIIRRIVINVLPEIGEESDLVIKLEEVSLTTRDKNIRHISMKDIKILHKKKTDDSAKVSSSGASSESGSDRMMQSMYYSRMEGTSMYMSAMDTLMESKQIEQNQLENKERGEAIERQEENLDLLFSLDRGEVKFEGISSLEDITITDLSIDIEKIYLSLQKCIQLKKSVLVEIFKFFLNCPKTGSEKTTNTEPYKRFQKEQHLSENSSFSFFCMKELLLGINDSFELYLRQLVVNKQENEEYTLSIFSIGCNAEDIGISHQHHPALEGLLVNGRNKFTLDDSLEVSLNYTSLNQLVEFYKAFNVFLELINRNPERIRKPIDTHSTAAVNINIEKLVIFLKNPQQTLKMTIYSTEFDTDKNSLQTGEIELLNVIEGKCHELLTISKISFHRSNTKIHATSYDENFNSSILFTNVLLNIQSITLKHSYKSLEDIVSSIKLYLLPMFDNLQVPDTREKSNALLTRSIKFSNASAVTHQQSSCVLFILQLDTMNFVINNFLNNQKFGSLEVNLKDSLFALTESNTLLFYTKHINIGRIFDDSNTKQKVLSVIIPSNQQKPTLFAQKKHDGKLKLTLRDVAIHYYAKWLGLFRTLKSTVIEVENLINASTLFETNEAPNRIFWEIKFLNSSLNLHPYRLSSALIIVLDRFTHNGRSPTLHVRSMLKRGTLLLIDDVSNIKTLDKQIPSTLIDFYTRQGFVTLGRLDSLLLTTQRVKNSVTIDAKLDHLNLSLCADSFHTLVQTCIDLKYPETFPDDQKFKVKLQSKINTFNDVDCTFFDKSHYNKPKTSPVKNFRGTNFNKETAEYMEIMESFIDQVQSEITTGSDELSLLESSDHYVSSSAPSNSSLIEFKERYIDTSPIENEDPILNGEEENIDVKLDLELSKIILKLFDGYDWKYTRKNVSEAIDRLDKDASISKEEEDNSSTILNATVFDSIYISNNTSTVNNLKNKVTKDLQGGNDTFKTISKVNLRPSKHYKALVEIHDLKVIFTLFKFDLPTEMESHNSADLLNRCELSIGTIDIIDNVPTSTWNKFVTQLRHEHWPSGLPMISLDIQMVRPIDYLAATELIVNMNVCPLRLHIDQDMLDFLIRFGEFKDNRFELIDEYPTEVFIQKLTTNSIKVRVDYKPKKIDYSGLRSGHTTELMNFFVLDGSNIVLKGLILYGLNGFDEISDHIKEVWTFDITSKQLGGVLEGISPIKSFIRFGSGVKTLVTVLKSEYRNDGHVGRTLQKGGEIFLKTTSGDFIKLSAKLASGTQSILENVDELFGGRGTSGRIQESNSEALFNIDTFLDEDQLVGGSNPKVRGHGPSAVVIDASTLQEGEPKIVSLYADQPLDIHRGLEEAYNSLEKHMHIAYDAVWKAKGELRKNESGATAAAVYVAKAAPVAIIRPLIGLSEAISKTLQGIANQLDKDTIQDLEDKYKSRKK is encoded by the coding sequence ATGGGGTTTTGGCTTCCAcaaaatcttcaaagaCGACTCCTACTTTATGTTCTCCAACAGATTTCCCTTTTTTCTAACATCGATACATCAAATATAGATGTTTCCATTGGTTCCAAatcaaaattcaatttttatgaattagaattagatCTAAATGATATAGATATACCGAACGTTGAAATCAATAGAGGGTTCATCAAAAATTTAGATATACAACTAAATGTATCCGGCGGAGTTACAATAGAAGGAAGTGACTTGACTTTCACTATACGGCCTAGATTCCCTGAACAAAATAACTTCGATCAATTTGGTTTCtctttattgaaaagtaTACATGATTTGACGAAATCTGTAGTACAATTCACTGATTCAGCTGGTTCTGAATCATCAGACGGTCCCGACTACGATAATGAAGAAGCTGATCcatcaacaaaaaataagaCCGACGAAGAAACGAAGAAACAAGGTGGGactatgaaaaatatgagaAATAAAGCTGTAAATATGGTTCTCTCAAAAATATCGATCATTATACGAAGAATAGTAATAAACGTTTTACCTGAAATTGGGGAAGAAAGTGACCTGGTCattaaattggaagaagTCTCACTAACTACAAGAGATAAAAATATACGGCATATATCCATGAAGgatatcaaaatattacatAAGAAAAAGACAGATGACTCTGCAAAAGTTTCCTCGTCTGGGGCATCTTCTGAATCTGGATCTGATCGAATGATGCAAAGTATGTATTATTCTCGAATGGAAGGCACATCCATGTACATGAGTGCCATGGATACATTGATGGAATCCAAGCAAATCGAACAGAATCAAttagaaaacaaagaaaggGGTGAAGCAATTGAACGACAGGAGGAAAACCTGGACTTACTGTTTTCCCTTGATAGAGGTGAGGTTAAATTCGAGGGTATCTCGTCTCTGGAAGATATCACTATAACTGATTTATCAATTGATATTgagaaaatatatctttctCTCCAAAAATGCAtccaattgaagaaatcaGTTTTAGTCGAAATATTCAAGTTCTTCCTTAACTGTCCAAAAACTGGTAGCGAAAAGACAACAAACACAGAACCATACaaaagatttcaaaaaGAACAGCATTTATCTGAAAATTCCAGCTTCTCCTTTTTTTGTATGAAGGAATTACTGCTTGGCATTAACGATAGCTTCGAATTATATCTTAGACAGCTAGTCGTCaataaacaagaaaatgaagaatatacTCTTTCCATATTTTCCATTGGTTGTAACGCCGAAGATATAGGTATCTCTCACCAACATCATCCGGCACTGGAAGGTCTTTTAGTTAATGGGAGAAATAAATTCACACTGGATGATTCGCTAGAGGTGTCACTCAATTATACTTCCTTGAATCAACTAGTTGAATTCTATAAAGCATTTAATGTCTTTTTGGAATTAATTAATAGAAATCCTGAAAGGATTCGGAAGCCAATTGACACGCATTCAACTGCGGCAGTAAACATTAATATAGAGAAACtagtaatatttttaaagaatcCACAACAGACTTTAAAGATGACTATATATTCCACAGAGTTCGATACGGACAAAAATTCTTTGCAAACTGGAGAAATTGAACTGCTAAATGTAATCGAAGGGAAATGCCACGAACTCCTAAccatttcaaaaatatccTTTCATCGATCAAACACGAAGATCCATGCTACCTCATATGATGAAAACTTTAACtcatcaattttatttactaaTGTCCTCTTAAACATCCAATCCATAACTCTTAAACACTCTTACAAATCACTAGAGGATATCGTTAGTTCTATAAAATTGTACCTTCTCCCTATGTTCGATAATCTTCAAGTGCCAGATACGAGGGAAAAATCGAATGCGCTGTTAACGAGAAgtattaaattttcaaatgcTTCAGCTGTAACACATCAACAATCTTCATGTGTACTTTTCATTCTACAACTGGACACCATGAATTTTGTGATTAACaattttcttaataatcaaaaatttgGTTCCTTAGAGGTCAATTTGAAAGACAGTTTATTTGCACTTACTGAATCAAATACACTATTATTTTATACtaaacatataaatatagGAAGAATCTTTGATGATTCCAATACCAAACAGAAAGTCTTATCTGTCATAATACCGAGCAACCAACAAAAGCCAACACTTTTTGCACAGAAGAAACATGATggaaaattgaaattaacATTAAGAGATGTTGCTATACATTATTATGCGAAATGGCTTGGGCTCTTCAGAACGTTGAAATCTACTGTAATAGAGGTTGAAAATTTGATCAATGCATCCACTCTATTTGAAACCAATGAAGCTCCCAACAGAATTTTTTGggaaataaaatttctGAATTCGTCTTTAAATTTACACCCTTACCGTTTAAGTTCAGCATTGATTATTGTTTTAGATCGTTTTACTCATAATGGGAGGTCACCTACATTACATGTCAGGAGTATGTTGAAAAGAGGAACATTACTCTTAATCGATGACGTTTCGAACATCAAAACTTTAGACAAGCAGATTCCTTCTACTTTAATCGACTTTTATACACGACAGGGCTTCGTTACGTTAGGAAGATTGGATTCATTACTATTAACTACTCAGAGAGTCAAAAACTCAGTTACAATCGATGCTAAACTAGACCATCTTAACCTTTCTTTGTGTGCTGACTCATTTCATACATTGGTACAAACATGtattgatttgaaatatcCAGAAACATTCCCAGATGATCAGAAATTTAAAGTGAAGTTGCAGTCAAAGATAAACACTTTCAATGATGTAGATTGTACTTTCTTTGACAAATCGCACTATAATAAACCGAAAACGTCACCAGTTAAAAATTTTAGAGGtacaaattttaataaagaaactgCTGAATATATGGAAATAATGGAAAGTTTCATCGATCAAGTTCAAAGTGAAATCACTACTGGATCAGATGAACTGTCCTTATTAGAAAGTTCGGATCACTACGTGAGTAGTTCCGCACCATCAAATTCGAGTTTGATCGAGTTCAAAGAACGCTATATTGACACAAGTCCTATAGAAAACGAGGATCCAATACTTAATGGggaggaagaaaatattgatgTGAAGCTAGATTTAGAgctttccaaaataatactaaaaTTGTTTGACGGCTATGACTGGAAGTATACACGTAAAAATGTTTCTGAAGCCATTGACCGGTTAGACAAAGATGCGTCCatttcaaaagaagaagaggacAACTCCAGTACTATTTTGAATGCCACTGtttttgattcaatttatatatcaaataatacatCAACTGTGAACAACcttaaaaataaagttacCAAAGATTTACAAGGTGGAAATGATACTTTCAAAACCATCAGTAAAGTCAATCTTCGTCCCTCTAAACATTATAAAGCGTTAGTTGAGATACATGATTTAAAGGTTATTTTCACACTCTTCAAGTTTGACCTGCCGACCGAAATGGAATCACATAATTCTGCTGATCTGTTGAATAGATGTGAACTTTCCATCGGAACTATTGACataattgataatgttCCAACTTCAACGTGGAATAAGTTTGTGACCCAACTTCGTCATGAACATTGGCCCAGTGGGTTACCAATGATCTCTTTAGATATCCAAATGGTTCGACctattgattatttagCAGCTACAGAATTAATCGTCAACATGAATGTCTGTCCATTACGTTTGCACATAGATCAAGACATGTTGGATTTTCTAATAAGATTTGGTGAGTTTAAAGATAATAGGTTcgaattaattgatgagTACCCTACAGAAGTGTTTATACAAAAATTGACTACCAATTCAATCAAGGTTAGAGTTGATTATAAAccgaaaaaaattgattattcAGGATTGAGGTCGGGCCACACCACggaattaatgaatttttttgtattagATGGATCTAATATCGTATTAAAGGGTCTTATCTTATACGGTCTGAATGgatttgatgaaatatcTGATCATATAAAGGAAGTTTGGACATTTGATATAACTTCAAAACAACTCGGTGGTGTCTTAGAAGGTATTTCACCGATCAAGTCGTTTATACGGTTCGGCTCTGGAGTGAAGACTTTAGTGACAGTTTTGAAATCTGAATATAGAAATGATGGACATGTCGGAAGAACCTTACAAAAAGGTGgagaaatttttttaaagacAACATCAGGtgattttatcaaattAAGCGCTAAATTAGCATCAGGTACGCAAtccattttggaaaatgtCGACGAATTATTTGGTGGTAGGGGCACAAGCGGTAGAATCCAGGAATCAAATTCTGAAGCTCTATTTAATATTGACACATTCTTAGATGAAGATCAGCTAGTTGGCGGTAGTAACCCTAAAGTTAGAGGGCATGGGCCATCAGCCGTAGTAATTGATGCATCTACACTTCAGGAAGGAGAACCTAAAATTGTTAGTCTATATGCAGATCAACCGCTAGATATTCATAGAGGGTTAGAAGAGGCATACAATTCCTTGGAAAAACATATGCATATAGCTTACGATGCAGTTTGGAAAGCCAAGGGTGAACTTAGAAAGAATGAAAGTGGAGCTACAGCTGCTGCTGTATATGTTGCCAAAGCAGCTCCAGTTGCCATTATTCGACCATTGATTGGTTTATCTGAAGCAATTTCAAAGACGTTACAGGGAATAGCTAACCAATTAGATAAGGATACAATACAAGATTTAGAAGATAAATACAAATCAAGGAAAAAGTGA